From a single Sulfolobus sp. E5-1-F genomic region:
- the rpiA gene encoding ribose 5-phosphate isomerase A, which produces MDPKELLATYTLNYLRGKKIVGIGTGKTVRKLIEVLSKEENLKEGVLFVASSIDTEIELSKRGFKVISLLSAIQPEIYVDSFDVVTKDGIMIKGGGGALLREKLLTYFSKYRIFIGEFNKLKDSKLVDVPIEVINVGVSYVKDKLERMGFNVRIREGSGKMGPIISDNGNAILDVSVKTEDLCEFDRMIKTIPSIVETGIFCKQLYNKIILANEEGRIEEMYAGDGI; this is translated from the coding sequence GTGGATCCAAAGGAATTGTTAGCAACGTACACTTTGAACTACCTAAGGGGAAAGAAGATTGTAGGCATTGGTACTGGAAAAACTGTTAGAAAATTGATAGAAGTTTTGAGTAAGGAAGAAAATCTTAAAGAAGGCGTATTATTTGTTGCAAGTTCGATCGATACTGAAATTGAACTAAGTAAACGCGGTTTTAAAGTAATTTCCCTTCTTTCTGCTATTCAACCTGAAATTTACGTTGATAGCTTCGATGTAGTTACTAAAGACGGTATTATGATAAAGGGTGGAGGGGGCGCTTTGCTTAGGGAGAAGCTTTTAACATATTTTTCTAAATATAGGATTTTTATAGGAGAATTTAACAAATTAAAGGATTCTAAATTGGTTGATGTTCCGATTGAGGTTATAAACGTTGGTGTAAGTTATGTTAAAGATAAACTAGAGAGAATGGGATTTAATGTGAGAATAAGAGAGGGAAGCGGCAAAATGGGACCAATTATTTCAGATAACGGAAATGCGATTTTAGACGTTTCCGTTAAGACTGAAGACTTGTGCGAGTTTGACAGAATGATAAAGACTATACCATCAATAGTAGAAACTGGGATTTTCTGCAAACAGTTATATAATAAGATAATATTAGCTAATGAAGAAGGTAGAATTGAGGAAATGTATGCGGGGGACGGGATTTGA
- the pyk gene encoding pyruvate kinase gives MRKTKIVATLGPSSEEKVKELAEYVDVFRINFAHGDETSHKKYFDLIRTYAPESSILVDLPGPKLRLGELKEPIEVKKGDKIIFSQKDGIPVDDELFYSAVKENSYILIADGTIRIRVTSKSKDRVEGIVIEGGVLLSRKGINIPNVSLKSGITDNDLKLLKKALDLGADYIGLSFVISEDDVKKVKEFVKDDAWIIAKIEKSEALKNLTNIVRESDGIMVARGDLGVETGLENLPLIQRRIVRISRVFGKPVILATQVLTSMINNPIPTRAEIIDISNSIMQGVDSIMLSDETAIGNYAVESVRTLHNIISNVEKSIKHRPIGPLNNESDAIALAAVNASKISKADVIVVYTRSGNSVLRVSRLRPECNIIGISPDPKLSKKFKLCYGVIPLSISKKMESIDEIIDISTKLMEEKIKDLRVKKIVIVGGDPKQEAGKTNFVIVKTLEKQKK, from the coding sequence ATGAGAAAAACTAAAATAGTAGCCACTTTAGGCCCTTCCTCAGAAGAAAAGGTAAAGGAGCTTGCAGAATATGTTGATGTTTTTAGAATAAATTTTGCGCATGGAGATGAAACATCTCATAAGAAATACTTTGATCTCATTAGAACGTACGCGCCAGAGTCTAGCATCTTAGTAGATTTGCCAGGACCTAAATTGAGACTAGGAGAGCTTAAAGAACCAATAGAGGTGAAGAAAGGAGATAAAATAATTTTCTCCCAAAAAGATGGAATTCCAGTTGATGACGAGCTATTTTATTCGGCTGTAAAAGAAAACTCATACATCTTAATTGCTGATGGTACAATACGTATAAGGGTTACATCGAAAAGTAAAGATAGAGTAGAGGGAATTGTTATAGAGGGTGGGGTTTTATTATCGAGAAAAGGAATAAACATCCCTAACGTCAGTTTAAAATCTGGAATAACAGATAACGATTTAAAACTTTTGAAAAAAGCCTTAGATCTGGGAGCAGATTACATAGGTCTCTCTTTTGTAATCAGTGAGGATGATGTAAAGAAGGTAAAGGAATTTGTAAAAGATGATGCGTGGATTATTGCAAAAATAGAGAAGAGTGAGGCGTTAAAGAATTTGACCAATATTGTTAGGGAATCAGATGGAATAATGGTAGCCCGAGGCGATTTGGGAGTTGAGACTGGGTTAGAAAATTTACCTTTAATTCAAAGGAGAATAGTAAGAATCTCAAGAGTATTTGGTAAACCTGTTATTTTAGCAACCCAAGTGTTGACTTCTATGATAAACAATCCTATACCTACCAGGGCGGAAATTATAGATATCTCTAACTCAATCATGCAAGGTGTAGACTCTATAATGTTAAGCGATGAAACTGCAATAGGTAATTATGCAGTAGAAAGTGTAAGAACTCTTCATAATATCATAAGTAATGTCGAAAAGAGTATAAAGCATCGACCAATTGGACCACTAAATAACGAAAGTGATGCAATAGCTTTAGCTGCTGTAAACGCAAGTAAAATCTCTAAGGCAGACGTAATAGTAGTGTATACTAGATCAGGTAACTCAGTGTTGCGCGTATCGAGATTAAGGCCTGAATGCAACATAATAGGGATTTCTCCGGATCCTAAACTATCTAAGAAGTTCAAGCTATGTTATGGTGTAATACCCTTGAGTATAAGCAAGAAAATGGAATCCATAGATGAAATAATAGACATTTCAACCAAACTGATGGAGGAAAAAATTAAGGACTTAAGAGTTAAAAAAATTGTTATTGTAGGAGGGGATCCGAAACAAGAGGCAGGGAAGACTAACTTCGTTATTGTTAAGACATTAGAAAAGCAAAAGAAATGA
- a CDS encoding SDR family oxidoreductase, with translation MNINISGKRVLITASTEGIGRGIAEAFLREGCNIVISSRSRDKVEKAVSEMRKIGPSVWGFVSDLTDFKSLEELVNYSLRTMNGIDILIVNSGNPPKEPSYFFENTMEDWEYAIKLYLLSAIKLTNLVYPYMKAQRWGRIFFLSSWTVKEPQRMFSLADITRSPLIQMAKLLGKELGEYNINVNVILMGSFETEGAKRSLKRYAERVGQPFNAIWKREVISQIPIGRTGDIKNELGSLLVFLSSDYAGYINGTSILIDGGMTRAI, from the coding sequence ATGAACATTAATATTTCTGGTAAAAGAGTTCTCATTACAGCATCTACAGAAGGAATTGGGAGGGGAATTGCTGAGGCTTTTTTAAGGGAAGGGTGTAATATTGTAATATCTTCGAGAAGTAGAGATAAAGTAGAGAAAGCTGTTTCAGAAATGAGGAAAATAGGACCATCAGTATGGGGTTTTGTATCAGATCTAACTGATTTCAAATCTCTAGAGGAATTGGTTAACTACAGTTTAAGGACTATGAACGGAATTGATATCTTAATTGTAAACTCTGGGAATCCTCCCAAAGAACCCTCATATTTTTTTGAGAATACTATGGAGGATTGGGAATACGCTATTAAACTATATCTATTAAGTGCAATAAAACTGACAAATCTGGTATATCCATACATGAAGGCTCAAAGATGGGGTAGAATATTCTTTCTATCCTCTTGGACAGTTAAAGAGCCTCAACGAATGTTCTCATTAGCAGATATTACGAGATCGCCTCTAATCCAAATGGCAAAACTACTTGGTAAAGAATTGGGTGAATACAACATAAATGTTAATGTAATCTTAATGGGTAGCTTCGAAACTGAAGGAGCCAAGAGATCTTTAAAAAGGTACGCAGAAAGAGTCGGTCAGCCATTTAATGCAATTTGGAAGAGAGAGGTAATCTCTCAAATTCCCATTGGAAGGACTGGGGATATAAAGAATGAGTTAGGTTCTCTTTTAGTATTTTTATCATCAGATTACGCGGGGTACATTAATGGAACGTCAATTTTAATTGATGGTGGGATGACAAGGGCGATTTAA
- a CDS encoding signal recognition particle protein Srp54, whose product MLENIRDAVRKFLTGSTPYEKAVDEFIKELQKSLISSDVNVKLVFSLTAKIKERLNKEKPPSVLERKEWFISIVYDELSKLFGGDKEPNVNPTKLPFIIMLVGVQGSGKTTTAGKLAYFYKRRGFKVGLVAADVYRPAAYEQLLQLGNQIGVPVYGEPNNYNAVEIAKKGVDMFVKNKIDIIIVDTAGRHGYGEENKLLEEMKEMYEALKPDDVILVIEASIGQKAYDLASRFHQVSPIGSIIITKMDGTAKGGGALSAVAATGATIKFIGTGEKIDELEIFNAKRYVSRILGMGDIESILEKVKGLEEYEKIQKKMEDVMEGKGKLTLRDVYAQIIALRKMGPLSKVLQHIPGLGVVLPTPSEDQLKLGEEKIRRWLAALNSMTYKELENPSLIDKSRMRRIAEGSGLEVEEVKELLEWYNNMNKLLKMVKRRRGNIDKLFGGKIR is encoded by the coding sequence ATGTTAGAAAATATAAGGGATGCCGTAAGAAAGTTCCTCACGGGATCTACACCCTATGAGAAGGCTGTAGACGAGTTTATAAAAGAACTTCAGAAGTCTCTTATTTCATCCGATGTAAATGTAAAACTAGTTTTTTCATTAACTGCTAAGATTAAAGAAAGGCTGAATAAAGAAAAACCTCCATCTGTTCTAGAAAGAAAAGAATGGTTTATTTCTATAGTTTATGATGAACTTTCCAAATTATTTGGCGGAGATAAGGAGCCTAACGTTAATCCCACAAAGTTACCTTTTATAATAATGCTAGTTGGTGTTCAAGGAAGCGGAAAAACAACTACTGCAGGGAAATTAGCGTATTTCTACAAAAGAAGAGGCTTTAAAGTAGGTTTAGTGGCAGCTGATGTGTATAGGCCAGCTGCTTATGAACAATTATTGCAGTTAGGCAATCAGATTGGAGTACCAGTATATGGAGAACCAAATAACTACAATGCAGTTGAGATAGCTAAAAAAGGAGTTGATATGTTTGTAAAGAACAAAATAGATATAATCATAGTTGATACTGCAGGAAGGCATGGATATGGTGAAGAGAATAAGCTTCTAGAGGAAATGAAAGAAATGTACGAGGCATTAAAGCCCGATGATGTAATCTTGGTCATAGAGGCGTCCATTGGCCAAAAAGCCTACGATTTAGCGTCTAGATTTCATCAAGTAAGTCCAATCGGTTCTATAATAATAACAAAGATGGATGGTACTGCAAAAGGAGGCGGAGCATTGTCGGCAGTAGCAGCTACTGGAGCTACGATAAAGTTTATAGGTACTGGAGAAAAAATAGACGAATTAGAAATATTCAATGCTAAGAGATATGTTTCTAGGATACTAGGAATGGGAGATATAGAATCAATTTTGGAGAAAGTTAAAGGATTAGAGGAGTACGAGAAAATACAAAAGAAAATGGAAGATGTTATGGAAGGTAAAGGAAAGCTAACACTTAGAGATGTTTATGCACAAATCATCGCTTTGAGGAAAATGGGTCCCCTTTCTAAAGTACTACAACATATTCCGGGTTTGGGAGTTGTTCTTCCCACTCCTAGTGAAGACCAATTGAAATTAGGAGAGGAAAAAATTAGGAGATGGCTAGCTGCCTTAAATTCTATGACATATAAGGAATTGGAAAATCCTAGTCTCATTGATAAGTCGAGAATGAGGAGAATAGCTGAAGGATCAGGGTTGGAGGTTGAAGAGGTAAAAGAACTTTTAGAGTGGTATAACAACATGAATAAGCTTTTGAAAATGGTGAAAAGAAGGAGGGGCAATATTGATAAGCTCTTCGGAGGGAAAATCAGATAA
- a CDS encoding NAD(P)-dependent oxidoreductase, with protein MKVGLIGLGIMGYRIGANLAKANKLNVVYDRTQEKAESFAKEYKVNRALNPKEVIESSDVIITMLADDNAVRSIVEPLIPLMKGKILIDMSTISPTLSINLARRIESNGGTMFDAPVIGTSIFVEQKKLIVLVGGPKDKFDIVNDIAKETASSVVYMGPNGMGLYAKLVNNLLLGSYVAAIAEAYNFGIRAGLDPQQVVNILTTLSSARSPTTELKAPKLLKEDYSTQFATKHMRKDLEIVVRESQNLKIITPISSLVLQLYKIAEALGYSELDFISIAEVFKRLSPKT; from the coding sequence ATGAAAGTAGGTCTTATAGGCTTAGGTATAATGGGATATAGAATAGGAGCTAATCTCGCTAAAGCCAATAAACTTAACGTGGTGTACGATAGAACTCAAGAGAAAGCTGAGAGTTTTGCAAAGGAGTATAAAGTAAATAGGGCTCTAAATCCTAAAGAAGTTATAGAATCATCAGACGTTATAATAACAATGTTAGCTGATGATAATGCAGTGAGGTCTATAGTAGAACCATTAATACCACTGATGAAAGGTAAGATTTTAATCGATATGAGTACTATTAGCCCAACATTAAGTATTAACTTAGCTAGGAGAATAGAAAGTAATGGCGGTACAATGTTCGATGCTCCAGTCATAGGAACTTCAATATTTGTTGAACAAAAGAAATTGATAGTACTAGTAGGTGGACCTAAGGATAAGTTTGATATCGTTAATGACATAGCTAAAGAGACGGCATCGTCAGTTGTTTACATGGGTCCTAATGGTATGGGACTTTACGCAAAGCTAGTAAATAACTTACTTTTAGGCTCCTATGTGGCAGCTATAGCGGAAGCCTACAATTTCGGAATAAGAGCTGGGTTAGATCCTCAGCAAGTTGTTAATATTTTAACTACGTTAAGTAGTGCTAGATCTCCCACGACTGAATTAAAAGCACCCAAATTACTAAAAGAAGACTACTCTACTCAGTTTGCTACTAAACATATGAGGAAAGATCTTGAGATTGTCGTAAGGGAATCTCAAAATTTAAAGATAATTACACCGATTTCATCATTAGTACTTCAATTATACAAAATAGCTGAAGCCTTAGGATATTCAGAACTCGATTTTATTTCAATTGCTGAAGTCTTTAAGAGGCTTTCTCCCAAAACCTAA
- the lysS gene encoding homocitrate synthase — MIKVGILDSTLREGEQTPGVIFTVDQRVEIAKALSDLGVSMIEAGHPAVSPDIYEGIKRIMKLKKEGVITSEIVGHSRAVKRDIEIAAELEVDRIAIFYGVSDIHLKAKHKVTREEALRTIAETISYAKSHGVKVRFTAEDGSRTDFDFLVTVSKTARDAGADRVSIADTVGILYPSKTKELFSALTREVPNLEFDIHAHNDLGLAVANALAAIEGGATIIHATVNGLGERVGIVPLQQIAAAIKYHFGIEVVKLDKLQYVSSLVEKYSGIPMPPNYPITGDYAFLHKAGVHVAGVLNDPRTYEFMPPETFGRTRDYTIDKYTGKHALRDKYEKLGVKISDAEIDQILAKIKSNTTIRFYRDVDLLELAEEVTGRVLKPRPPEQIEALISVKCDSNVYTTSVTRRLSVINGVKEVMEISGDYDILVKVQAKDSNELNQIIESIRATKGVRSTLTSLVLKKM; from the coding sequence ATGATAAAAGTAGGTATTTTAGACTCGACGTTAAGGGAAGGAGAACAAACTCCCGGAGTAATATTTACTGTAGATCAAAGAGTAGAGATAGCCAAAGCCTTATCCGATTTAGGAGTATCTATGATAGAAGCTGGTCATCCAGCTGTATCTCCAGATATTTATGAAGGGATAAAAAGAATAATGAAATTGAAAAAAGAGGGTGTTATAACATCAGAAATTGTAGGACATAGTAGAGCCGTCAAAAGAGATATAGAAATTGCAGCAGAATTGGAAGTAGATAGGATAGCAATATTCTATGGTGTAAGCGATATACATTTAAAGGCAAAACACAAAGTAACTAGAGAGGAGGCCTTAAGGACAATAGCTGAGACAATTAGCTATGCTAAAAGTCATGGCGTAAAAGTCAGATTTACCGCAGAAGACGGTTCAAGGACTGATTTCGATTTCTTAGTAACAGTATCGAAAACGGCTAGAGATGCAGGAGCAGATAGGGTCAGTATAGCAGATACTGTAGGCATACTATATCCATCCAAAACGAAGGAGTTATTCAGTGCGTTGACAAGGGAAGTACCAAACCTAGAGTTTGATATTCACGCTCACAATGATTTAGGTTTAGCGGTAGCAAATGCATTAGCCGCTATAGAAGGCGGAGCCACAATTATTCATGCTACAGTTAATGGGCTTGGAGAGAGGGTTGGTATAGTACCTTTGCAACAAATAGCAGCAGCTATTAAATATCATTTTGGTATAGAAGTCGTTAAACTAGATAAATTACAATATGTTTCGAGTTTGGTGGAAAAATACAGTGGAATTCCGATGCCACCTAACTATCCCATTACTGGAGATTATGCTTTCCTACATAAGGCAGGGGTTCATGTAGCAGGAGTGCTAAATGATCCTAGAACATATGAATTTATGCCTCCAGAGACGTTTGGTAGAACAAGAGACTATACTATTGATAAATATACGGGAAAACATGCGTTAAGGGATAAATACGAAAAACTCGGTGTGAAGATTAGTGACGCTGAAATAGATCAGATTCTAGCTAAAATCAAATCAAATACAACTATAAGGTTTTATAGAGATGTAGATTTACTAGAATTAGCTGAAGAGGTAACTGGAAGAGTTTTAAAGCCAAGGCCACCTGAACAAATAGAAGCGCTAATTTCAGTTAAATGTGATTCTAACGTTTATACCACATCAGTCACTCGTCGTTTATCAGTTATTAATGGTGTTAAAGAGGTTATGGAAATTTCCGGTGATTACGATATTCTGGTTAAGGTTCAAGCTAAGGACTCTAACGAGTTAAACCAGATAATTGAAAGTATAAGAGCGACTAAAGGTGTGAGATCAACACTAACGTCATTAGTCCTTAAGAAAATGTAA
- a CDS encoding DNA topoisomerase IV subunit A, which produces MSSEFISKVDKEARRKAANILREKFLNLVEQLKKGEPLVMEIPMRTLSNAIYDEKRKLLLLGEKKLKRNFLDLNEAKRFMQTVLMASIIYDALVSDEYPTIRDLYYRGKHSLLLKSIEGNKIISEENTWDEQKESDSVIVDIEVFTSLLREEMLILSKEKGKVVGNLRIRSGNDIIDLSKTGHGAYAIEPTPDLIDFIDVDAEFVLVVEKDAVFQQLHRAGFWKQYKSILVTSAGQPDRATRRFVRRLNEELKLPVYILTDADPYGWYIFSVFRIGSISLSYESERLATPDAKFLGVSMSDIFGNSRKKPYLSEAERKNYIIKAKDADIKRAEEIKNYEWFKTKAWQEEISTFLQRKAKLEIEAMASKGLKFLAFQYIPEKITNKDYIA; this is translated from the coding sequence ATGAGTTCTGAATTTATATCAAAAGTTGATAAGGAAGCGAGAAGGAAAGCCGCTAATATATTGCGTGAGAAGTTCCTTAATCTAGTTGAGCAGCTCAAGAAAGGCGAACCATTGGTGATGGAAATTCCGATGAGAACTTTATCTAATGCAATTTATGATGAAAAAAGAAAGCTGTTATTATTGGGAGAAAAGAAACTAAAGAGGAATTTCCTAGATTTGAATGAAGCGAAGCGATTTATGCAAACTGTGTTAATGGCATCAATAATTTACGATGCTTTAGTCAGTGACGAATATCCCACAATACGTGACCTTTATTACAGAGGGAAACACTCACTTTTGTTAAAGTCAATAGAAGGCAATAAGATTATATCCGAAGAGAATACGTGGGATGAGCAAAAAGAATCTGATAGTGTTATAGTTGATATTGAAGTATTTACATCTCTACTAAGAGAAGAAATGTTAATCCTCAGTAAGGAAAAAGGTAAAGTTGTAGGTAATTTAAGAATAAGGAGTGGAAATGATATAATAGATCTAAGTAAAACCGGTCATGGTGCCTATGCAATTGAACCTACGCCAGATTTGATAGATTTCATTGATGTCGATGCAGAATTTGTACTAGTAGTGGAGAAAGATGCAGTATTCCAACAGTTGCATAGAGCTGGTTTTTGGAAGCAATACAAGTCCATTTTAGTAACAAGCGCAGGTCAACCAGATAGGGCTACTCGAAGATTTGTTAGAAGGCTTAATGAAGAGCTAAAATTGCCAGTTTATATCTTAACTGACGCTGATCCCTATGGATGGTATATATTCAGTGTGTTCAGGATAGGTTCAATATCTTTATCTTATGAGAGTGAGAGGCTAGCTACCCCGGATGCTAAGTTTTTGGGCGTATCAATGAGTGATATCTTTGGTAACTCCAGAAAGAAACCCTATCTAAGTGAAGCTGAGAGAAAGAATTATATAATAAAGGCCAAGGATGCAGACATAAAGAGAGCTGAGGAGATTAAGAACTATGAGTGGTTTAAGACTAAAGCATGGCAAGAGGAGATAAGTACTTTTCTACAGAGGAAGGCTAAGTTAGAAATTGAAGCTATGGCAAGCAAGGGTCTAAAGTTTCTCGCATTTCAATATATTCCAGAGAAAATAACCAACAAAGACTATATTGCTTAA
- a CDS encoding translation initiation factor IF-5A, which yields MSITYTTVGDLKVGSYVVIDGEPCRVVEITKAKTGKHGSAKANVVAIGVFSGAKKTLMAPVDQQVEVPIIEKHIGQIIADMGDKIQVMDLETYETFEIEKPTEDELASKIRPNAELEYWEIMGRRKIVRVK from the coding sequence ATGAGCATTACGTACACGACCGTCGGTGATCTCAAGGTAGGTAGTTATGTAGTAATAGATGGAGAACCTTGTAGGGTTGTAGAAATCACTAAGGCTAAAACGGGTAAACACGGCAGCGCAAAAGCTAATGTAGTTGCAATCGGCGTTTTTAGTGGAGCTAAGAAAACTTTAATGGCTCCAGTGGATCAGCAAGTTGAAGTTCCTATTATAGAAAAGCATATTGGTCAAATAATTGCAGATATGGGTGACAAAATACAAGTAATGGATTTAGAAACTTATGAGACCTTCGAGATCGAAAAACCAACAGAAGATGAACTAGCCTCTAAAATAAGACCTAATGCGGAATTAGAGTATTGGGAAATAATGGGAAGGAGAAAAATAGTTAGGGTCAAGTAA
- a CDS encoding pseudouridylate synthase: MISSSEGKSDNKIIEKAMQILSKYPLCDSCLGRCFARLGYGLENKERGKAIKISLMMFLDEKIKDHKIADLISIKTTMENLGPIAEKWYKLYFSSEFQTHPCYLCQNKIEDIKQDFFDKALKLLSGLFTKSYVLGVELDEQTKKKENELIREFALIYYESIKHEIKREVGKMLAERGYPPNLEKPDVELVYKLSDRQVFVISKNIRTLYVYNRLNRDLPISSWFSKKGNKGLDTLLQKKIVFAFSEPTSIRVLADYPIVIENEERDKIEVGGYNISKVMTVGKRELQAISSAKPSMRRYRVTVYSTSNLSEAVRIYGNIYDLFIEAKSFSELKEKLSKLQSQYEIIILSIDLIDVKGRIKDIVVTYLKSF, translated from the coding sequence TTGATAAGCTCTTCGGAGGGAAAATCAGATAATAAGATAATTGAGAAAGCTATGCAAATACTATCAAAATATCCCTTGTGTGACAGCTGTTTAGGAAGATGCTTTGCAAGACTAGGATATGGATTAGAGAATAAAGAAAGGGGTAAGGCTATTAAGATTTCATTAATGATGTTCTTGGACGAAAAGATAAAAGATCATAAGATAGCTGATCTTATTTCAATAAAAACTACAATGGAGAATCTCGGACCAATAGCAGAAAAGTGGTATAAACTTTATTTCTCTTCAGAATTCCAAACTCATCCTTGCTATCTGTGCCAAAATAAAATAGAAGATATAAAACAAGATTTCTTTGACAAAGCGCTCAAGTTATTATCTGGATTATTTACTAAAAGTTATGTACTTGGTGTTGAATTAGATGAACAGACTAAGAAGAAGGAAAATGAACTCATTAGAGAATTCGCCCTAATATATTACGAGAGTATAAAACATGAAATAAAAAGGGAAGTAGGTAAAATGTTAGCGGAAAGGGGATATCCCCCAAACTTGGAAAAACCTGATGTAGAACTAGTCTACAAGCTATCTGATCGACAAGTTTTTGTTATATCTAAAAATATAAGGACCTTATACGTTTATAATCGTCTAAATAGAGACCTACCGATATCCTCTTGGTTCTCTAAAAAAGGAAATAAAGGACTTGATACCTTACTTCAGAAAAAGATTGTTTTCGCATTTTCTGAACCCACAAGTATAAGGGTTCTAGCAGATTACCCTATTGTTATAGAAAACGAGGAAAGAGACAAGATAGAGGTAGGAGGGTACAATATTTCCAAAGTAATGACTGTGGGAAAAAGGGAATTACAAGCTATATCGTCTGCTAAACCATCTATGAGGAGATATAGAGTTACAGTTTATTCTACAAGTAATTTGAGTGAAGCTGTTCGAATATATGGAAACATATATGATCTCTTTATCGAGGCTAAATCATTTAGTGAGCTTAAGGAGAAATTAAGTAAGTTACAGTCTCAATACGAAATTATAATACTATCGATTGATTTAATCGATGTTAAGGGAAGAATTAAGGACATAGTTGTGACATATCTAAAATCTTTTTAG
- the cren7 gene encoding chromatin protein Cren7, whose translation MSSGKKPVKVKTPGGKEAELVPEKVWALAPKGRKGVKIGLFKDPETGKYFRHKLPDDYPI comes from the coding sequence ATGAGTTCGGGTAAAAAACCAGTAAAAGTAAAAACACCAGGTGGTAAAGAGGCTGAATTAGTTCCAGAGAAGGTATGGGCATTGGCACCAAAAGGCAGAAAAGGTGTGAAGATAGGTCTATTTAAAGATCCGGAAACTGGAAAGTACTTCAGACATAAGCTACCAGATGATTATCCAATATAA
- the pyrH gene encoding UMP kinase: MNIILKISGKFFDEDNVNNLIVLRESIRELVYNGFRVGIVTGGGSTARRYIKLAREIGIGEAYLDLLGIWASRLNAYLVMFSLQDLAYMHVPQSLEEFIQDWSHGKVVVTGGFQPGQSTAAVAALVAEASSSKTLVVATNVDGVYEKDPRVYADVKLIPHLTTQDLRKILEGSQSVQAGTYELLDPLAIKIVERSKIRVVVMNYRKLNRIINILKGEEVSSIIEPA, translated from the coding sequence ATGAACATTATTTTAAAGATAAGTGGTAAGTTTTTTGATGAAGATAATGTAAACAATTTAATAGTCTTAAGGGAGAGTATCAGAGAGCTTGTTTATAATGGTTTTAGAGTAGGTATTGTAACAGGCGGAGGTTCTACTGCAAGAAGGTATATAAAGCTAGCAAGAGAAATCGGAATAGGAGAAGCCTACTTAGATCTTTTAGGTATATGGGCATCAAGGCTTAATGCTTATCTAGTAATGTTCTCCTTGCAAGATTTAGCGTACATGCACGTCCCTCAAAGTTTAGAGGAATTTATACAAGATTGGTCTCATGGAAAGGTAGTAGTTACAGGTGGATTTCAGCCTGGGCAATCAACTGCGGCAGTAGCTGCGCTAGTTGCTGAGGCCTCCTCTTCAAAAACTTTAGTTGTTGCAACTAATGTGGATGGTGTCTACGAGAAAGATCCAAGAGTATATGCGGATGTAAAACTTATTCCTCACTTAACTACTCAAGACTTACGGAAAATTTTAGAGGGTTCTCAATCTGTTCAAGCTGGCACGTATGAATTATTAGATCCTCTAGCAATAAAGATAGTTGAGCGTTCCAAGATAAGGGTAGTGGTAATGAATTATAGAAAGCTTAATAGGATAATTAACATATTAAAAGGAGAGGAAGTTTCATCAATTATAGAGCCAGCGTGA